The Mytilus edulis chromosome 12, xbMytEdul2.2, whole genome shotgun sequence genome contains a region encoding:
- the LOC139498035 gene encoding uncharacterized protein, translated as MKIIIFIVIAMIGAYEAKMFHLKRAGPDRENDIQDAIKSVKDGFGQDKEAEIRECMAKEDNCESVGCFYYIVSGLTDDEEYHQMVVEWALGLRKMCWTDICETCGWCEGEDRRRSNKDDAVSDAVQDIQKNFGVDKEAEVRACLDKPSCESVACFYMLAKELTDKEDYHFKVGGWALKVNKMCVEDVCEECGWCEEKRKRSFPSVKKSPAKQISSLSLSAKKRFLSHLNF; from the coding sequence atgaaaattataattttcatCGTGATCGCCATGATCGGCGCATATGAAGCTAAAATGTTTCATTTGAAAAGGGCAGGACCCGACAGGGAAAATGATATCCAAGATGCTATAAAGAGTGTCAAAGATGGGTTCGGCCAGGACAAGGAAGCGGAAATCCGTGAGTGTATGGCCAAGGAAGACAACTGTGAATCTGTCGGATGTTTCTATTACATTGTCTCGGGTCTTACCGATGATGAAGAGTACCACCAAATGGTTGTAGAATGGGCCCTTGGACTACGTAAGATGTGCTGGACCGATATCTGCGAAACATGTGGTTGGTGTGAAGGTGAAGATCGTCGAAGGTCAAACAAAGACGATGCCGTCAGCGACGCTGTTCAAGATATCCAGAAGAACTTTGGAGTTGATAAAGAAGCAGAGGTCCGCGCATGTCTAGACAAACCAAGTTGCGAATCAGTAGCTTGCTTTTACATGCTGGCCAAAGAGCTTACCGACAAAGAAGATTATCATTTCAAGGTCGGAGGCTGGGCGCTGAAGGTTAACAAAATGTGCGTGGAGGACGTATGTGAGGAATGCGGATGGTGCGAAGAGAAGCGTAAAAGATCCTTCCCATCAGTCAAAAAATCTCCTGCTAAACAAATCTCAAGCCTTAGTCTCTCCGCCAAGAAACGCTTCTTGTCACATTTGAACTTTTAA